The following proteins are co-located in the Verrucomicrobiia bacterium genome:
- a CDS encoding HAD family hydrolase, protein MPHIIFDIDGTLTHSVQADDICFIRALAEVWNFHDVDTDWSKYKHVTDAGLLHELHETRTGRTPAKDELHAFRDHFLALLGQMLAENPMVPIAGAPAMLKHLTGETAYGVSLATGAWGASASLKMRSAGMRFEDHPAASSDDAPDRVTIMQISRQRAAERFGAREKVIYIGDGVWDARACKALNWPFIGIGSGERAVRLRAEGALAVLPDFSDLKCFLKALDDAFRTQVSPAR, encoded by the coding sequence ATGCCTCACATCATCTTCGACATCGACGGCACGTTGACCCATTCCGTGCAAGCAGATGACATCTGCTTCATCCGCGCCCTCGCCGAAGTCTGGAACTTTCACGACGTGGACACGGATTGGTCCAAATACAAACACGTCACCGATGCAGGTCTTTTGCACGAACTCCACGAGACGCGCACTGGTCGCACGCCGGCCAAGGATGAGTTACATGCCTTCCGCGATCACTTCCTCGCGTTACTTGGCCAGATGCTTGCGGAAAATCCCATGGTGCCTATCGCTGGCGCTCCCGCCATGCTCAAGCATCTGACCGGCGAAACTGCATACGGCGTCTCCCTCGCCACCGGTGCCTGGGGCGCATCTGCCAGTTTGAAGATGCGCAGCGCGGGAATGCGCTTTGAAGATCATCCGGCTGCGTCATCGGATGACGCCCCGGACCGTGTGACCATCATGCAGATATCCCGCCAACGCGCCGCGGAACGGTTCGGTGCCCGCGAGAAAGTGATCTACATCGGTGACGGTGTGTGGGATGCCCGCGCGTGCAAAGCCTTGAACTGGCCGTTCATCGGCATCGGCTCGGGTGAGCGCGCTGTGCGTTTACGCGCTGAGGGCGCCCTCGCCGTCCTGCCTGATTTCTCTGATTTGAAATGCTTTCTGAAGGCGCTAGATGATGCCTTCAGGACACAGGTTTCTCCAGCACGATGA
- a CDS encoding class I SAM-dependent methyltransferase, giving the protein MSSLPLQQHQKEIQANQAVWAEKPLLRAVYAGLYARILPHIDVRTPGIVLEIGSGMGNLKTHLPTAVCSDLFRGPAIDVMCDGYDLPFADESVSHLVLFDVFHHLEVPKAFLRSARRVLKPGGKIIIMDPYISLSSYVVYGAFHHEPVAMGDLIRKEDVFPGPRHYYAAQGNTTRLFFRDEWPEWLQGWNVRHREPFSAFSYFLAGGFSRRAFYPLGWLPFFRKLDRCLTPWPKLFGGRCVIVLEKPVS; this is encoded by the coding sequence ATGAGTTCCCTGCCGCTGCAACAGCATCAAAAGGAGATTCAGGCCAACCAGGCCGTCTGGGCTGAGAAACCGCTTTTGCGCGCCGTTTATGCCGGACTGTATGCGCGGATACTGCCGCATATCGATGTCCGTACTCCGGGCATCGTACTGGAGATCGGTTCCGGGATGGGCAATCTGAAAACTCATCTGCCCACAGCGGTCTGCTCCGATCTGTTCCGTGGTCCGGCCATCGATGTGATGTGCGATGGTTACGATCTGCCTTTTGCCGATGAGAGCGTTTCCCATCTCGTGCTGTTCGATGTGTTCCATCATCTGGAAGTGCCCAAGGCATTTCTGCGTTCTGCCCGCCGGGTGCTGAAGCCAGGCGGGAAAATCATCATCATGGACCCTTACATCAGCCTGAGCAGTTATGTGGTGTATGGGGCGTTCCATCACGAGCCTGTGGCGATGGGCGACCTGATCCGTAAGGAAGATGTTTTTCCCGGCCCCCGCCATTACTACGCCGCACAAGGCAATACCACGCGCCTCTTTTTCCGGGATGAATGGCCCGAGTGGTTGCAAGGATGGAATGTCCGCCATCGTGAACCCTTCAGCGCCTTCTCCTACTTTTTAGCTGGCGGCTTCAGCCGCCGGGCGTTTTACCCGCTTGGTTGGCTGCCTTTTTTCCGCAAGCTGGACCGCTGTCTGACACCTTGGCCCAAACTCTTCGGCGGCAGATGTGTCATCGTGCTGGAGAAACCTGTGTCCTGA
- a CDS encoding glycosyltransferase: MDSRRDFYDARAALRPQEANRHYHLLLQRYFAFFVPPGLRVLEVGCGVGDLLAAVKPSQGVGIDFSPQTVALAKERHPTLEFQVAQAAALPDLEPFDYIILSDLVNDVPDVQAVLEQLHKVSHPRTRIVINFFNNVWRPMLSAAESMGQKAPTMLQNWLSSSDMQNLLHLAGWEMVKTDTRILWPVNTPLLGPFLNRFIAPFLRPFCLTVFMVARPRPQVPADRHYSCSVVIPARNEAGNIEAAVQRTPEMGKGTEIIFIEGHSKDNTWDEIQRVAAKYPDRKIKVLKQQSKGKGGAVREAFAAATGDILFILDADLTMPPEELPKFYEAARNGTADFVNGVRLVYPMENEAMQFLNMIANHCFGLAFSWLLGQRIKDTLCGTKVVFRREYDEIARNRNYFGDFDPFGDFDLLFGAAKLNLRIIDLPIRYQARTYGETNIHRWSHGWLLLRMVIFAAKRLKFLS, encoded by the coding sequence ATGGATAGCCGACGGGATTTCTATGACGCTCGTGCCGCTTTGCGCCCCCAGGAGGCGAATCGTCACTATCACCTGTTGCTCCAGCGGTACTTCGCCTTTTTCGTGCCGCCCGGCCTGCGTGTGCTGGAGGTGGGTTGCGGTGTAGGCGATCTTTTGGCTGCTGTGAAGCCGTCCCAAGGCGTCGGCATCGATTTCAGCCCCCAGACGGTCGCCCTGGCCAAGGAGCGGCACCCGACACTGGAATTTCAGGTGGCACAGGCGGCGGCGCTGCCTGATCTGGAGCCGTTTGACTACATCATCCTCTCCGATCTGGTGAATGATGTGCCGGATGTGCAGGCCGTCCTCGAGCAATTGCACAAGGTGTCCCATCCGCGCACGCGCATCGTGATCAATTTCTTCAACAACGTCTGGCGACCGATGCTCTCGGCGGCGGAAAGCATGGGACAAAAAGCTCCCACCATGTTGCAGAACTGGCTCTCCAGTTCTGATATGCAGAACCTGCTGCATCTCGCCGGCTGGGAGATGGTGAAAACGGACACCCGCATCCTCTGGCCGGTGAACACACCGTTGCTGGGGCCATTCCTGAACCGCTTCATCGCGCCTTTCCTGCGTCCGTTTTGTCTCACGGTCTTCATGGTGGCGCGGCCGCGGCCGCAAGTGCCTGCAGACCGGCATTACTCCTGTTCCGTGGTCATTCCCGCCCGCAATGAGGCCGGTAATATCGAAGCTGCCGTGCAACGCACTCCCGAGATGGGCAAAGGCACGGAGATCATCTTCATCGAAGGGCATTCGAAAGATAACACTTGGGATGAGATCCAGCGCGTCGCGGCCAAATATCCGGACCGCAAGATCAAGGTGCTCAAACAGCAGAGCAAGGGCAAGGGCGGTGCCGTGCGTGAAGCCTTCGCAGCCGCCACGGGCGACATCCTGTTCATCCTGGATGCCGATCTCACCATGCCGCCCGAGGAATTGCCCAAATTCTACGAAGCGGCCCGCAATGGCACGGCTGATTTCGTGAACGGCGTGCGGCTCGTCTACCCGATGGAAAACGAGGCCATGCAATTCCTGAACATGATCGCCAATCACTGCTTCGGCCTCGCCTTCAGCTGGCTGCTGGGACAGCGGATCAAGGACACTCTCTGCGGCACCAAGGTCGTGTTCCGGCGGGAGTACGACGAGATCGCGCGAAACCGCAATTACTTCGGTGATTTCGATCCTTTCGGTGATTTCGACCTGCTCTTCGGCGCGGCCAAGCTGAATCTGCGCATCATCGACCTGCCCATTCGTTATCAGGCACGCACTTACGGGGAGACGAATATCCACCGCTGGAGCCACGGATGGTTGCTGCTTCGGATGGTCATCTTCGCAGCCAAACGGTTGAAGTTCCTCTCATGA
- a CDS encoding YfhO family protein yields the protein MTRAWNSGNTTPDAGQYREESGQDARQYHQVVHGIGRRAVSAFASPDHEKGDFVNQPDADPKMRLLAWAEAHPARAFGAFLALALILTHPGVFFGSKALFFRDYGVLGYGFVHHYRESILAGELPLWNPYSDCGAPFLAQWGTMVLYPLSLLMVVLPMPWSLGFFCLLHLWIAGMGMRKLAADLRLGGFACALAGTLYVFNGATLSGLMWPNYAVVLGWLPWVLWSVRKAWTLGGKWVLGAAVIATLQMLSGVPELILFTWFTALVWVMGDWWLHGRVMKYFGRFAGVIALVTGLSAAQLLPFLQTLDLSYRTPGFSTNNWSIPLWGWVNLFLPMIRQIMTYQGTFYQEGQQFISTYYCGAAVLVLAVFGVVKSERRIRWVWAGIALLGLILAMGGNLPGYEAVRKMIPVWSLIRFPVKFIYLAVPALILLAAFGWQALASGRAGDALRESRRFGWIIGSVAGLMLLTVGVAWVCRHGYDNWQVIRSNTLIRFFVFAGALTLLRFILLESEVMKRRLAQLAVLSLFIGDACLHYPKLNPTLPARVFEANVVREHQQLPKVTAENFYRVFISSKAEDMMLMSTVPEFEQEFFGRRLALWSNLNLLDSTPKVNGSSTLPLKWQKELEDKIYAMTNTPPPAALLDFLGARYETSPKSAVEWVARTNAMKLVTAGQQIIVEADEKKALAGVLAEDFNPRETVWLSQPVSSPDPVQCLQASVSNLLVKSHEITFQAYAEKTTVAVIAQSWHPSMRAYVNDMPAQVMRANHAFQAVVIPQGHSTVRIYYHDFRFGWGRALSALTVLVMLVLAWNFRRVQTSSQNSPP from the coding sequence ATGACAAGGGCTTGGAACTCAGGCAACACTACGCCCGATGCAGGACAATACCGCGAGGAATCCGGTCAAGACGCCCGTCAATATCATCAAGTGGTTCACGGCATTGGCCGCCGTGCTGTCTCTGCTTTTGCCTCTCCGGATCATGAAAAAGGCGATTTTGTGAACCAGCCCGATGCCGATCCGAAAATGCGTTTGCTGGCGTGGGCGGAGGCGCATCCTGCACGCGCTTTCGGTGCCTTCCTTGCGCTGGCGCTCATCCTCACGCACCCGGGAGTTTTCTTTGGCAGCAAGGCGTTGTTCTTCCGCGATTATGGCGTGCTCGGTTATGGTTTTGTGCATCACTACCGGGAATCCATCCTGGCGGGCGAATTGCCGCTGTGGAATCCGTACAGTGATTGCGGCGCACCGTTCCTCGCGCAATGGGGCACGATGGTTTTGTATCCGCTCAGCCTGCTGATGGTGGTGCTGCCGATGCCCTGGTCGCTCGGTTTCTTCTGCCTGTTGCACCTTTGGATCGCCGGTATGGGCATGCGGAAACTGGCTGCCGATTTGCGACTGGGGGGCTTTGCCTGTGCGTTGGCGGGGACACTTTATGTGTTCAATGGCGCAACCCTTTCGGGGCTCATGTGGCCGAACTATGCGGTGGTGCTCGGCTGGTTGCCATGGGTGCTGTGGAGCGTGCGCAAGGCATGGACACTCGGCGGCAAGTGGGTGCTGGGCGCGGCGGTGATCGCCACCCTGCAGATGCTTTCTGGTGTGCCGGAACTCATCCTGTTCACCTGGTTCACCGCACTGGTGTGGGTGATGGGGGATTGGTGGCTTCATGGCCGGGTGATGAAGTATTTTGGGCGTTTCGCGGGCGTGATCGCGCTGGTCACCGGACTGAGTGCGGCACAATTGCTGCCGTTCCTGCAAACTCTGGACCTCTCCTATCGCACGCCTGGATTCAGCACGAACAACTGGTCCATCCCGCTCTGGGGCTGGGTGAATCTTTTCCTGCCGATGATCCGGCAGATCATGACGTATCAGGGCACATTCTACCAGGAAGGGCAGCAATTCATCAGCACGTATTATTGTGGTGCAGCGGTGCTGGTGCTGGCGGTCTTTGGCGTGGTGAAGAGTGAGCGGCGGATCCGCTGGGTGTGGGCGGGCATAGCCTTGCTCGGGCTGATACTCGCCATGGGTGGCAACCTGCCCGGCTATGAAGCGGTGCGTAAGATGATCCCCGTGTGGTCGCTGATCCGCTTCCCGGTGAAGTTCATTTACCTCGCGGTTCCTGCGCTCATTTTGCTGGCGGCGTTCGGCTGGCAGGCGCTGGCGAGCGGTCGCGCAGGAGATGCGTTGCGGGAAAGCAGGCGCTTTGGCTGGATCATCGGCAGTGTGGCGGGACTCATGCTCTTGACGGTGGGCGTCGCCTGGGTTTGCCGTCATGGGTATGACAACTGGCAGGTGATCCGCAGCAATACCTTGATCCGTTTCTTTGTGTTCGCCGGTGCGCTGACGCTTTTACGTTTCATCTTGCTGGAGAGCGAGGTGATGAAGCGCCGCCTGGCACAACTGGCGGTGCTCTCGCTTTTCATCGGCGATGCGTGCCTGCATTATCCCAAGCTGAATCCCACACTGCCGGCGCGGGTGTTCGAGGCAAACGTCGTTCGCGAGCATCAACAGCTTCCCAAAGTGACGGCAGAGAATTTTTACCGTGTCTTCATCTCGTCGAAGGCAGAGGACATGATGCTGATGAGCACGGTCCCCGAGTTTGAGCAGGAATTCTTCGGCCGACGTCTCGCCCTGTGGTCGAATCTCAATCTGCTGGACAGCACACCCAAGGTGAACGGTTCCTCCACCTTGCCCTTGAAGTGGCAAAAAGAACTCGAGGATAAAATCTATGCCATGACGAACACACCGCCTCCGGCGGCCTTGCTGGATTTCTTGGGAGCGCGTTATGAGACGTCCCCCAAGTCAGCGGTGGAGTGGGTGGCGCGGACGAACGCCATGAAACTGGTGACAGCGGGGCAGCAGATCATAGTGGAAGCGGATGAAAAGAAAGCCTTGGCCGGCGTCCTCGCGGAGGATTTCAACCCTCGAGAGACGGTGTGGCTATCCCAACCGGTCTCGTCTCCAGACCCGGTGCAATGTCTCCAGGCCAGCGTGAGCAACTTGTTGGTGAAATCCCATGAGATCACGTTTCAAGCATATGCGGAAAAAACCACGGTGGCAGTCATCGCACAATCGTGGCATCCCAGCATGCGAGCCTATGTGAATGACATGCCTGCGCAGGTGATGCGGGCCAACCATGCGTTTCAGGCGGTGGTGATCCCTCAAGGGCATAGCACCGTGCGCATCTACTATCATGACTTCCGGTTTGGTTGGGGGAGAGCTCTTTCGGCGCTTACCGTCTTGGTCATGCTGGTGCTCGCCTGGAATTTCCGGCGCGTTCAAACGTCATCCCAAAACTCTCCTCCTTAG
- a CDS encoding SprT-like domain-containing protein produces MDILTCGDAHPALHHLRLQSEAVWGFDGGDLKDRTQETLAKLHRELERWCTLWGLYRLSREAKIAFSTQLGLALGKCDPKSGQILLNGVLLLPENEKLLFETLCHEAAHITAHLRYGPAIEEHGVEWQEYMEKAGFVPRPVIEVKEVFGLAVSARTDLPQG; encoded by the coding sequence GTGGATATCCTGACCTGTGGGGACGCGCACCCTGCGCTCCATCACCTACGCTTGCAATCGGAGGCGGTTTGGGGATTCGATGGCGGCGATTTGAAAGACCGGACACAAGAGACGTTGGCGAAGTTGCATCGCGAGTTGGAGCGGTGGTGCACGTTGTGGGGTTTGTACCGGTTATCTCGCGAGGCGAAGATCGCTTTTTCCACGCAACTCGGACTGGCGCTGGGAAAGTGTGATCCAAAGAGCGGGCAGATACTGCTGAACGGCGTTTTGCTATTGCCAGAGAATGAGAAGCTATTGTTCGAGACGTTGTGTCATGAAGCGGCACATATCACGGCGCACTTGCGTTATGGCCCCGCCATCGAGGAGCACGGCGTGGAATGGCAGGAGTATATGGAGAAGGCAGGGTTCGTGCCACGACCAGTGATCGAGGTGAAAGAGGTGTTCGGGTTGGCGGTGTCGGCGCGGACTGATCTGCCTCAAGGGTAG
- a CDS encoding DUF1592 domain-containing protein — protein MSSLTKKLLLCCGVTGLLLAVTPVQGAASLDFKKAAVPFMEKYCYDCHGGKSTKADLDLKAIKDDKKILEDHKLWRGVLQQVNSGEMPPKKAAHKPTPEEIEKFNNSLTESFHKAESKLKPDPGHVTMRRLNRLEYNNTVRDLTAVDYFPAENFPADDIGHGFDNIGDVLTISPVHLERYLDAADGIAQRAIFLTLPKPNSRTTSSNFLRPRYGSENSTRPMTNSEPDVYYDERIDKVGEYIFRVRVRGTNAPGTEPAQFALLLDDKELGKFTWDAEEAKQGEGQRRSRSGWKEFEVPLSMVSTGEHRFKLRYLNQQLGEVTNRMLYVNAFQVIGPADTRTEFMKKADAVAAGKPPEQRVHPLVEWFVTRAFRRPATKEEVARYVRVFEAGKAANTNSFEAGFQQMVKTVLCSPKFLFRTELDDRPKVKDAHALGEYQLASRLSYFLWCSMPDEELLALAGKNQLTANLDAQVKRMLKDPRAESLVKNFGLQWLQLQRLMAFTPDATLFQGVDDRLKRSMLRETEMFLGEIIREDRSVLELIDADFTYLNRPLARHYGIEDKVFPRGQRDWRRDNDFIRVTLPDNTRGGLLTQASILTVTSNPTRTSPVKRGKWVLEQILGTPPPPPPPGVSELDEQHELKGSLRQRMEQHRANPACANCHQQMDAMGFAFENFDAVGRFRSKDGNDVIDPSGVLPDGQSFKGAGELKGILKGKKDLLARNVTEKLMIYALGRGLEYYDERTIKQVVANMAQNDYKFSTLVTSIVQSDPFRLRRGKELKEKNDLGE, from the coding sequence ATGTCGTCTCTGACCAAAAAACTGCTGTTGTGCTGTGGTGTGACGGGGCTTTTGCTAGCTGTCACACCCGTGCAGGGTGCTGCCTCGCTGGACTTTAAGAAGGCCGCAGTGCCGTTCATGGAGAAGTATTGCTACGATTGCCACGGCGGTAAGAGCACGAAGGCGGATCTGGACCTGAAGGCGATCAAGGATGACAAGAAGATCCTGGAAGACCACAAACTTTGGCGCGGGGTGCTCCAGCAGGTGAATTCGGGCGAGATGCCGCCAAAAAAAGCCGCACATAAGCCGACGCCGGAAGAAATAGAGAAGTTCAACAATTCGCTCACGGAATCGTTTCACAAGGCGGAGTCCAAACTAAAGCCGGACCCCGGCCATGTGACGATGCGCCGTCTGAACCGTCTGGAATACAACAACACGGTGCGCGACCTGACAGCGGTGGATTATTTTCCGGCGGAGAATTTCCCGGCGGATGACATCGGCCACGGCTTTGACAACATCGGTGATGTGCTGACCATCTCACCAGTGCATCTGGAGCGGTATCTGGATGCGGCGGATGGCATCGCGCAGCGGGCGATCTTCCTGACCTTGCCAAAGCCGAACAGCCGCACGACTTCCTCCAACTTTCTCCGGCCCCGTTATGGCTCTGAAAATTCCACCCGACCGATGACGAACTCGGAGCCGGATGTGTATTACGACGAGCGCATCGACAAGGTGGGTGAATATATTTTCCGGGTCCGGGTCCGCGGCACCAATGCCCCCGGGACGGAACCGGCGCAGTTCGCCCTGCTGCTCGATGATAAAGAGCTGGGCAAATTCACCTGGGACGCCGAGGAAGCGAAGCAAGGCGAGGGGCAGCGTCGCAGTCGGAGTGGATGGAAGGAATTTGAAGTGCCGCTCAGCATGGTAAGCACGGGTGAACACCGCTTCAAACTGCGCTACCTGAACCAGCAACTCGGCGAGGTGACCAACCGCATGCTCTACGTGAACGCTTTTCAAGTGATCGGCCCGGCGGATACCCGCACGGAGTTCATGAAGAAGGCGGATGCAGTGGCGGCGGGTAAGCCGCCGGAACAACGTGTCCATCCGTTGGTGGAGTGGTTCGTGACCCGGGCGTTCCGTCGTCCGGCAACGAAGGAAGAGGTTGCCCGCTATGTCCGTGTATTCGAAGCTGGCAAGGCCGCGAACACGAACAGCTTTGAAGCGGGCTTCCAGCAAATGGTGAAGACGGTGCTGTGCTCGCCGAAGTTCCTTTTCCGCACGGAATTGGATGACCGCCCGAAGGTGAAGGATGCCCATGCTTTGGGTGAATACCAACTGGCCTCGCGCCTCAGCTACTTCCTCTGGTGCTCCATGCCGGATGAAGAATTGCTCGCGTTGGCCGGGAAGAACCAGCTCACGGCCAATCTGGATGCCCAAGTGAAGCGCATGTTGAAAGACCCGCGCGCGGAATCGCTCGTGAAGAACTTCGGCCTGCAATGGCTGCAACTCCAACGTCTGATGGCCTTTACACCGGATGCCACGCTCTTCCAAGGCGTAGATGATCGCCTGAAGAGATCCATGCTGCGGGAGACGGAGATGTTCCTGGGCGAAATCATCCGTGAAGACCGCAGTGTGCTCGAACTGATCGATGCGGATTTCACTTATTTGAACCGGCCACTGGCACGTCATTACGGCATCGAGGACAAGGTCTTCCCGCGTGGACAACGCGACTGGCGCCGGGACAATGATTTCATTCGCGTGACGTTGCCAGATAACACTCGTGGCGGATTGCTGACGCAAGCGAGCATCCTGACGGTGACTTCCAATCCCACGCGCACTTCCCCGGTGAAGCGTGGCAAATGGGTGCTGGAGCAGATCCTCGGCACACCTCCCCCACCCCCTCCGCCAGGCGTAAGTGAATTGGATGAACAACATGAACTCAAAGGTTCGCTCCGCCAACGCATGGAGCAGCATCGGGCAAATCCCGCCTGCGCGAACTGCCATCAGCAGATGGATGCGATGGGTTTTGCGTTTGAGAACTTCGATGCCGTCGGCCGTTTCCGTTCAAAGGATGGTAACGATGTCATCGATCCTTCCGGAGTGTTGCCCGATGGTCAGAGCTTTAAAGGCGCTGGGGAATTGAAAGGCATCCTCAAGGGCAAGAAGGACTTGCTAGCCCGGAATGTGACGGAAAAACTCATGATTTATGCGCTGGGCCGGGGCCTGGAATACTATGACGAGCGGACCATTAAACAGGTGGTCGCGAACATGGCGCAGAACGATTACAAATTCTCCACGTTGGTGACGTCCATCGTGCAGAGCGATCCTTTCCGTCTTCGCCGCGGGAAAGAGTTGAAAGAGAAGAACGATTTGGGTGAATAA
- a CDS encoding DUF1552 domain-containing protein, whose protein sequence is MNNRMLISRRTLLRGMGAALALPWLEAMGPMTGWAADTKISSAAPNRMAFLYVPNGVNMAEWKPKSEGTLGELPSTLAVLNNHKKDFSVLTGLTADKARANGDGGGDHARALSAYLTGCQPRKTDGTDIRAGVSVDQVAAARLADKTRFGSLEIGTEAGSMAGNCDSGYSCVYSSTMSWRSATQPLPKEVNPKLVFERLFGTGSKAERERRDAQRKSVLDMVKEDFSELNGKLGKSDQRKLDEYFAAVRDLELRIERAANMPEAKAPENFGIPEGVPASYEEHLKIMADLMIAAFQTDSTRVCTYVLANEGSGKAYPFIGVKEGHHDLSHHGKNPEKLAKIAQINHFHMQQFAYVIERMKSIKEGDGTLLDHSMICYGSGNSDGDAHNHDDLPLLMAGRGCGTVTPGRHIVYPKETPINNLWLSMLNRMEIQTQQLGDSTGELKGLLVT, encoded by the coding sequence ATGAACAACCGCATGCTTATCTCCCGGCGCACGCTGTTGCGCGGTATGGGTGCCGCCCTCGCGCTGCCTTGGCTCGAAGCCATGGGACCGATGACCGGCTGGGCCGCTGATACGAAGATCAGCAGTGCAGCGCCGAACCGCATGGCTTTCCTCTATGTGCCGAACGGCGTGAACATGGCGGAGTGGAAACCGAAGAGTGAAGGCACCCTCGGCGAACTGCCCTCCACGCTCGCGGTGCTGAATAACCATAAGAAAGATTTCTCAGTCTTGACCGGACTGACTGCCGACAAGGCCCGCGCCAATGGCGACGGCGGTGGTGATCACGCCCGCGCGCTCTCGGCCTACCTGACCGGTTGCCAGCCGCGCAAGACAGACGGCACGGACATCCGCGCTGGTGTTTCCGTGGATCAGGTAGCGGCGGCCCGCTTGGCGGACAAGACACGCTTTGGCTCGTTGGAGATCGGCACGGAAGCCGGATCCATGGCGGGTAATTGCGATTCCGGTTACAGCTGCGTTTACTCGTCCACGATGTCCTGGCGCTCGGCCACTCAACCATTGCCGAAGGAAGTGAACCCGAAGCTGGTGTTCGAACGCCTCTTCGGTACCGGCAGCAAGGCGGAACGCGAACGTCGCGATGCCCAGCGCAAGAGTGTGCTGGACATGGTGAAGGAAGATTTCAGCGAGTTGAACGGCAAGCTCGGCAAGTCCGATCAGCGCAAGCTGGACGAATACTTCGCCGCTGTGCGTGACTTGGAATTGCGCATCGAACGCGCCGCGAACATGCCCGAAGCCAAGGCCCCGGAGAATTTCGGCATCCCCGAAGGCGTCCCGGCCAGCTACGAGGAACACCTCAAGATCATGGCGGACCTGATGATCGCGGCGTTCCAGACGGATTCCACACGCGTCTGCACTTACGTGCTGGCAAATGAAGGCTCCGGCAAGGCGTATCCGTTCATCGGTGTGAAAGAAGGTCACCACGATCTCTCGCACCACGGCAAGAACCCGGAGAAGCTGGCGAAGATCGCGCAGATCAATCATTTCCACATGCAGCAGTTCGCGTATGTGATCGAGCGCATGAAGTCCATCAAGGAAGGCGATGGCACGCTCCTCGACCACTCGATGATCTGCTACGGCTCCGGCAATTCCGACGGCGATGCGCACAATCACGATGACTTGCCGTTGCTAATGGCGGGTCGCGGTTGCGGCACGGTCACGCCGGGTCGGCACATCGTTTATCCGAAGGAAACGCCGATCAACAACCTGTGGCTCTCGATGCTCAACCGCATGGAGATCCAAACACAGCAACTCGGCGACAGCACCGGCGAGTTGAAGGGCTTGTTGGTGACCTAA